tgaggcccatgatcacgcgatgacacgaagaaagacaaaggccaaagcccgaacaaaaggtcgaaggccatgatgattagaggcccgttcatgcacatccactctccaatgaagcccaaaggacaaagcccacaagataagatcaagatacttcggggctaagcaaagcaaagagatatttaaagAAGAATTTTCCAtactatccttctcctcgaagaaatctcgaagataacgacgtctaatggggtgcaatcgtgaaagacataaactctagaagattccaggagacttggggagaaagaagaacatgagacggcgaaggaatgagctaggccggccggcctaggcccattgggccggctggcccagcccttttttaggtcagttcgacctcccctttgaccgagggttccctgaggctttttaaagacccctccccaaggttcacgcagagatcaatttgggagacgacgccaaggagcatagaagatagagggacacctctcggagagccgagggtcgtgctagttgtccagggtttgccctagctgatgtgggaaccttgcaaggaagaccacgtcggagatttggagctaggatcatcaagatcaaggtagaaccccggttgtgatcttgtgatgtacaatcattcatggtgaagttatttgtgattccgaatgtttagcgaccatgttctctctttcgatttcattcttttctttgggtttgcttcatcctagatctattatcgagatagatcgcttagcatgatcttgtagtcatggtggctagaggttcatggccgaactaccaaagggggttcgactagcttcagggtacttttgtcgaaaggggtggcgtcgtgacaggccgttgccactaagtaggtggggtatcgagggatcggattggagattttgagtttaaagatgcttttcattgagattcacatctatcttacttcactacatctagctggaactacaacatatgcatgatctaggtgatctagattggttatctctaactttctcttgctaccttcggtgtttgtcatttttaatagattagattcatttttcaccatctcaacacaaaggaatctctatgctagtagattgtttcttgtctctttggttccgtggattgataaactttgggggaatactctgagggaaaagctacacgaaaccgtacgcttgcggtatataaatcgggggcgctaaggagcgtcaacaatcaccatcttgcgttcgccaccaaggctcccagcaaacaaaggctaagtgaccccaagtcaccaagacaaggccatcgccaccgtctctctcaaagtgtcaccaacggcaccgtcttcactatcggagcttctcaccaagaggggtctccttccccgcacaaagtgttgtTGCCTCTCCAAACCAAGTCGGAGgatcacacgacgagtacacaagatgcttgccgcaggaagactttctctcaagctagttctctcaagaactaagcctaatcaagcactaagtactctcacaagtgtgcttaagcctatatgatgtacaatgaaactctatggtggtcggaggtgttcttcaagtgtagtaagctttcagcaactccagcaccctcaaatgacccggccttgggggtatatataggcagcacaagcaaatatagccgttggagaaaagctaccagaaaaatacttaacgccggttaatccgacgcacctccaatagccatcgtcggttcaaccggtgatactaaactgcccgcctcaaaaactagccgttacgtgtacgggcaatcaaccgatgatgcgtcggtttaaccggtgagtgtagttgtgcTGTGAACTctaaaaaccaactctctggacaactgcaccgacgttcaccaagaccctatcgtcggttcatccggtgtatagaccttgcctcagcttctgggtccattgcaccgacataTTCAAATtccctaacgtcggttcaaccggtgaaaccaaaattcctgatgtgctccaagtcaatgcaccgatgtatgtgattttctcagcgtctgtttaaccggtgatactaaagtatctctatcttgatttctttgacttggtttcttTGAGGGTCTCTTCAATTatttgtcctttggaccgaagaggcccttcgggcctagctacgcctatcttctctttgtcatcacttgaacctaaaagcctgataatggtcatctttaacaatcatattagtccaagtgttgtgttgtctatatcaatcaccaaaacaatatattgaaatatggcatgagaggccattttcgctacaggcggctcaggagcgggtccgcgcggCTACCATcacctgggagcgcgagcgctccgTGGCCGATGCTCTTGCTCGCTGcatcgccgaggcggagcactacATCCTCCTCTTCTCCAGCCAGCAGCCCGTCGTCCCCTTCGCCGAGCACACTGCctcttcctcccaccaggctCTGCCCTCGGGTTCTGGACCCCGGCTCGACCCGACCgatcccatggtcgcccagctccaccttcaggccgccggcgtccagaacatcaaagccctggtctccgtcctcctcgaccctacGTCCACCTCCTACGGGCGCTGGagggaccaggtcctcctcgccctccgccgctacgccctcaaCGACCATGTCCTCCTCGACACGCCAGTCGAGGCATGGGACGTGGTGTGGCTgtgcctcgacagcgtcgctatgtcctggatctttgggaccatctccTTAGATCTGTAGGTCATCGTCTGGactcacggcggcaccgcgcgacaggcctggctggcgctcgaggggcagttcctcggcaatgccgagttccgcgctctccagctcgacgccaccttccgcaccttcgagcagggggacctctccgttggtGAGTTTTGCAGGAGGATGCAGGGCATGGATGATGCTCTTCATGACCTCGGGTGCCTGGTGCTCGACCGGGTCTTGGTactcaatgtcctgcggggtCTCAACTCCACCTATGACCACCTGCGGACATGGATTACCCGCCAggggcccttcccctccttcctgcaggtccgggacgacctcgttctcgaggagatcaccaggggtcccgCGACcggctcgtcctcgtcctcctccaccgcgctcgTGGCTGCTCCATCGGCTTCCTCCGCCTCGCCAGCCacccccctccttggtgctcctcccACCGGGCAGATCGGCAGTCGGGGGGCCGTGGTGGACGTCATCAGTGGGGGGgacatggtggtggtggtactggtggccctgcttctggtgGTACTGGTACCGGTGGtggttctgctcctggttctGGTGGGGGGCcctgctcccgctcctgcccctgcccctggaggtacgccctagccatccttcagcaacccacagtcagggcgcatctcgatgtggccgttctaGGGTCAGGGGGGCTCTCGCCCAcagcagccggcggccatgttcaccggtgctgctcccctgttcgcgccgtcctggactcCACCTGCTCAGCCCAGCTAGCCACCGACCTGGactgggggtgggaccaggccgcgctGGCGTAGTCCTTCAGTACCATGGGGCTGACACCACTGGTCTGCactgagtggatcgccgactcgggtgcctccttccacaccaccccagatgccgATTTCCTCTCTTCTGTCTGACCCCCACATCCCTCTTgcccttcttccatcatggttggcgaTGGGTCTTGTCTTCTTGTCaacgccgtgggttctgctcctggttctTTCCGTCTTcacaatgttcttgttgctcctcagatgattcataatcttctttccatttaccagtttactgctgacaattcttgtttcatcgaatttgactcctctggtcttactgtgaaggattcggcttcccggcgtctgCTCCTCCAATGTGACAgctcggggcccctttacacccttcgtctTCTTGCTTCCGCTGCTTCGCCTTTgacttcttcttcatctgttgCCTTTGCCGCGACGccatcttccaccacctggcaccgccggcttggtcaccccggccacGATGTTTTGGCTCAGCTTAGTCGTAGTATAGATGTTCCTTGTACTAGGACCCTGCTGAGCACTTCTGCCATGTGTGCCAGcaaggtcgtcatgttagacttcctttttcttcttcttcttcgcatacGACAcatgcctttgatcttgttcactgtgacctgtggacttcTCCTGTACCCAGCATTTCTGGTTAtaaatactatctggtggtagttgatgatttctctcattactcttggacttttcctttgcgctccaagtctgagacctttcccaccctcctccacttctttgcctgggtgtccactcagttcggcctcaccactAAGGCcatccagtgtgacaacgggcctgagttcgacaactccacctcccgttctttctttctctctcggggtgttcagctgcgcatgtcttgtccgtatacctctccccaGAATGGCAAGgatgagcggatgattcgcacgacgaacgacatcatgcgcacccttctgatccaggcctctctgcctccctgcttctgggctgagagtctCCACACTGCCAactacttgctcaaccgtcttccgtccacggcttctcctgctcccactccgcaccacgctcttttcagtacccctcctcgctatgACCACCTTCATgtcttcgggtgtgcatgttatcctaacatctccgccactgctcctcacaagctggcaccccgctcgactcgttgtgtgtttcttggtaactcccctgaccacaaggtgTACcaatgctttgacctcacctctcgccgggTCCTCATCTCACGACACGTtgtgtttgacgagtcggatttcccctactccacctcctctacaCCTTCCCCTGACCCCGAGTTGCAGTCCCTGTTTTCACCTGACAcagtggttcagccacctttgtATGtatgtccttttcctgcaggtatCCCTGGTACACCGGCTGCACCTCGCGCAGCCCCGGTGCCTtctgtcgcgccacgcgcggccccggtgtctcctgctgcgccacgcgcggccccggtgcctcctcCTGCGCTTGCGCACTACGCTCAGCTGGTGCAGGTTTACCGGCGTTGTTCggtgccggcaccggcgccgactCCGGCTCTGGAGGCTCCTACATCGCCTACACCggagcctgcgccgccgccacctccaccatCTCGCTCTCGTGTCGAGCCGGTGGTGTACCACCTGCCCGTCATCCATCGGGACCCTGgtcatatccatcccatggtgactcagCGAATGGCTTCTCagcccgcgactctctccgccaccgagggagagccgcagatctctccggtaccctcctctgttcgCGACTccctggcggatcctcactggcgtcgttcgatggaagaggagtacgcggctcttcttgccaaccagacgtgggacctcgtgccacgtccgtctggttgtaatgtggtcactggcaagtggatctggacgcataagcgtcgggctgatggcacactggatcgctacaaggctcgctgggtactccggggtttcacccagcggcctggtgtggactatgatgagattTTCAGTCCAATGGTGAAGCTTGCTacagtgcgcacggtcctctcgctcgcTCTTTCTCACTCATGGCcctgcaccagctggatgtgaagaatgcgtgTCTCCATGGCACTTTATCAGAGACAGTCTATTGTagtcagccagcgggatttgtggactccagtcgtctggacatggtctgccggctcaacaagtctctctatggtctgaagcaggctcctcagGCTTGTATTCTCGGTTTGCCACGTTTTTGCTGatattggggttcaccgaggctaAGTCTGATacttctctgttcatctaccgccgtggggatgagactgcatacatgttgctctatgttgatgacattgtgctcacagcctccagtcagccgTTGCTTCAGCgcatcatctcctctctgcagcaggagtttgctatgaaggatcttggtcagctccatcacttcttgggtgttactgttgagcctcgcccttctggccttctccttcaccagcggcagtatgcacttgatattctggagcgggctgggatgactgattgcaagccatgctccactcatgtcgacactcaggcgaagctgtctgctgctcaaggtgatcccgtggctgatcctactgcctaccggagtcttgctggagccttgcagtacctcactttcaccaggccggacctcacatatgccgttcagcaggtctgccttcatatgcatgatccccgggagtcacatcttgctgcgctgaagtgTCTACTCCGCTACGTCTGTGGCACTGTTGACTTTGGcctggttcttcaccgctctccctctgctgagctggttgtctacaccgatgctgactgggctggctgtccggatactcgccgctccacttccggctatgccgtcttcctgggcggcaaccttgtctccaggtcgtccaagcggcagccggttagtctcccgctccagtgccgaggcggagtaccgtgctgtcgctaacggcatGGCGGAGGCGTTCTAGCTTCGACAGCTCTTGGTAGAGCTCcatagcccgctcgccaagagcacgctcgtctactgcgataACATCAgcaccgtgtatctctccaccaaccccgttcagcatcaATGGACGaaacatgtggagatcgacttgcacttcgttCGCGACCGGGTTgctatcggcgatgttcgggtcctccatgtcccgaccacctcccagtttgccgacatcttcaccaagggtctcccctcctcgactttctcggagtttcgctccagcctcaacgtagcaggtggctagttgtggctgcgggggggtgttgtcCCTGTGTGTGCTTTCTTCGTTCTCTAGTCTTGAACTCCGCTGCGCCGGCAGACTGCGCGGGGGGTAGTGTATATGTGTTAGGCCCATCTGGAGGCACATGTACATCTACTATATTGCCCACccctctagggtttggaggaatacaatgaGTCATTTCCTCTAACAATTAAGATAGCCGATAAGTACTTCGTAGCTGGAAATAGTAAAAATGTAATTCGATTGTATCTCTGTCAAGTCCTTTTTGCCGCACAGCAGAAAATGTCATGCTGTAGAATCTTTCACCAATTACCACTACATAGTTATGATGTTCTAGGAATCTAGGTTCTAGCATAAGCAGGGGCGGATCTACatggggggctaggggggatcaagcccccccccccccctacctCCCCAAGATACATGGAAGCCCCCCTAAGCCCCTCCAACATTTTTGGGATGAAACAATGAAGAGAaagaggggaggaagaggaagagaagaggaagaagaagagagttaACATGAGCCCCCTCTAGTTGTTCAACCTAGATTCGCCACTGAGCATAAGCAATACAAATATAGACACACCTAAGATAATTTACATGAAAAACAATCCTAACTTTGCACCCCTACTCATCTTTTTATGAGACCTGGCTCGGGTCAATGATATACCCGACTGGACCTTCACGGGCCATGGAGGCCCTACGAGAAATCGAGGGCGGCCTCCTGAGCTCAACATTGGCTGGCACTGGCATCTCGTCAGAGTGACCAGAAATGCAGAGTGATCCATTTTCATCCTGATCCCAGTAAACCTCAACCATGACGCCTCTTGGATGCTCTTCTGTCTCAGTTCCAGGAATACCAACAAAACGAGCACCCTTCGGAATCTGCATTGTCAAAGAGGCAAAATCAAATAAGAGAAACTATATTCTAATGTATTCCCAGATATGcagtttttttttgacacaATCAGATAAGCAAACTATTGCTACTTGATAACAATATGTCTACATCTCAGAGGTCTTAAGATAAGTGTGGTAGTGTTCTTAGGATTACAAAGCACAGACCTGAATTGTTGCTCCTGATGACAGGTTCAGAGACACCAAGGTGCCTTCAGCAGTAGAGCTCTCCAGCTCTGCCTGCTTTGCAATGTTCAAGAAAACCTCTTCAAGTGTTGTGAGACCAAGTTGAATATCTGATATTCCAAATTCCCCCTCCCTGTCTTGCAATTCCCCGAAGAATCTCTGTTTGTGGAAGTTTTAGTATATACTTTACCTtttcgaaagaaaaaaaatatgtataTGAGGGTTCTGAGCACCAAGGTCTTACCGTCAGAAGCGGCTCTTTGTGATGGGGGATGACAAATGTCAAGAACGTCCTGCTCTCCTCTTTCGGGTGAACATCAAGCCGCTGGTCagcacaaaagaaaaaagacatTTATATCCAAGATGCTTAGAGAACTAATGTTAAGTGAATCTTGTTTAATCATAAGACACATACTTCCTTAAAGAACCATTTGACAGCTTCTATGTTGGGATTAACCGGGGCCTCGGTGTTGCTGTTGATGTTAGGGCTCTGCATGTGGCCATTTCCAGAGAAATTGACGTTTGCGATGTATCCTGTTCCAAATTTCGACTTCAGCCTTATCGATGTACCAATGCACCGCAGTTTCCCCTTTGCCATTATAGCTATCCGGTCACTCAGAATATCAGCCTCCTCCATGGAATGGGTGGTCAAGACAATAGCTCTTCCTTTCTTGGCCTCTTCTATGATGTCCCAAACGTGCCTCCTTGTTATTGGATCCATGCCAGTAGTCTACATAAGATACACATGGTCATATACCACATGTGGAATGGGAGTCTAAAATCAAAGTAATGCTAAATTTGTTATGCCCTTACCGGTTCATCGAGAAAGACCAATTTTGGGTCACCAATTAGAGCTATCGCAACACTTAAGCGGCGCTTCATTCCTCCACTGTAACTGCCTGCTCTAACATTGGTAACCTGGCTGAGCTTCACTTTGGCTAACGATTCTTCTGCTACCTGTGTTTGGTGATCAAccatagaaaaatcaaaatgcGATACCATATGGATTTTAAAGAGAACAAGTAAAAGTATTCTTAAGAAACATACTGATGTGATAGCTGATGGAGGCAATCCCTTGATACTGGCAAACAATTCCATGTGCTCTTTAGCTGTTAATGCATCCCACAGGATATCAAACTgcaaaataattgaaaaaaatatttatatccTTTTTTAAATACATCACCACTTGCATCACGAGTACAAAAATGACTACAGTACTACCTGTGGACAGACTCCAATCATCCTACGAATGTTTGTCATCCCCGCAGTGCTTCGGACAGAATGACCATAAATGAATGCTGTGAAATGTTTAGTTTGTACCATTAGCATGTCGGCAATTATTTTGGGAAAAATATATCAAAATCTGCTTTAATGAATGATACTTACCATCACCTCCTGTAATTGGTGTGATTCCAGTCAGACAACTAATTGTAGTTGTTTTACCAGCTCCATTAGGCCCAAGAAGACAGAATAACTGGTCCTTCTCAAGGTTCACCCATAAGCCCTGAAGAAATTTTTAGGTTATGAATTATCGATCAAAACAAGCAAGTTGCATGTAGTCCATGCCAGAAGCTAACTGATAACTTACTTTGACAGAATGAAATGGCTTAGTTGTTGAGCATTTGCAACAACCAATGCTGAAAGTTCCTGGATATGTCTTCCGCAGACCATGTATTTGAACTGCAACACCAGGATCCACCTCACTGTTCGCAGCTTGCTCCTTTACTAGGTTTTCCTCCGCAAGAACATCCTCATCAGTAGGGCTAGCATCATCGGCTGGACGGCTTGAACCGAAAAAGCTAAAGAGGCCTCCCTCTGGAATGCAGATTAATGGCTAGTATAAGAAACTATAGTTGAAACAATATGAAGAGCTACTGAGTACTTCAATTTCTGACCTTGCATCTTGCCTCCTTTACCCGTCCAGTATGAGGGCATAAGAAAGTAGAAAACTGACTTTCGGACACCATTTACATTTGGAAGTATGTTGTCAAAGTAGATTGCCAAGACAAACCACAAGAAAAACGTGGAGATGAGCCATTTATATATATCGTCCTGTTAGATATTTGTGAACAGTAAGAGCTTGAAATCTAGTGGCTAAAAGATGTAGTATCTAAATAAGGAATGTTTTGCACATACTATAGTAATGACGCAGTCCATCTCAAAAGACGGGCACTCCCCACGCTGATTCCAGCTGATACCTTTATCTTCAGGAGTGGCTGTTGCCCTTCCAAGAATGTTGAGGGCTTTGGCAAATACATCAGGAGGAAAGAGAGACCACAATGTTCGGTACAATTTTTTGTAGTCACTCGAATATGGGAACCCAAAGGTGGTAACAAGCTGCACATGGAGGCAATAACAAATGTTTTTGCATATATTCTGACAAAATGGAATACTGGattcaaaagatgatgattAACAAAGCATTACCTGAGTCAAAAACCCAATAATGAATATTGCAAATCCAACAGTGGTAGCTGATGCTGCCTTTGCTACGAATGTGGATATCATGAAGGCAAAACTAAGCTGCAGCAAACATCATAGATTTGTATGTAAGGGGGGACATTTAGCAAAAAGTATGCTTTGCAAATATGATAAGAATAAGGAAAATGTACAAACAAAATCCATCCATGAGATGAGTTCTTAACAAAATTGAGCATTACAAATGGGCACAATCAAAACAAACATGTCGATCAATATGTCCCACGTACCATGTTCAGTTGGAACAGGAAGAACAGGAGGAATAGGATTGCAAAATTATTATTAAGGAAGAAGTCAAACTGGAACATCATCCCAAATAGCACAGTAAAAAGTGCTGAAAGTGTTGTAAGAAGCGCCTCCCAAGTAAACCATGATAACCAGTAGGCTGATTCATAAAGCCCCATGGTAGACATAGCCTGCAAATATGTCAAATCTTTGGGTTACTCAAAGCATAAAAGAAATGTAAATTTCAGAATGCTGTGAGACAACGGGTAAAGTTTGAACCTGACGAAGTTTTAATTCTTTCTCTGTCACCAAGGCACTGATTTGAAAAACAAATCCAAACATTGCAATCGCAAGGAAGAAAGTTGGCCCTGCTTGGGCAATGGTAGAGAAGGTTTCTGTGGCTGGGTGAGCAAATTCCTTGAACCCCACAGTCCAGATAAAATTTGGATCTGTTACAATCATGAAAATTTAGACTTATTCTCCAAGCACAATTAACTAATGGAACTAAACATGCAACTAACATTTACTTATGTAGACAATAGTAAATCATCTGAAGAACATAGTATTTAAAAAGTACAAACAAGCAGGAATTGCTGTCACCGAGCATGAGACTTATAGTATATGCATAGAAGCAACAATTTCATTAAAGAAGCATGGAAGAAGTAATACCTCCAATAAGCAGCCTTGCCATTTCTCTCTCAGCTGCAACTTGAAGTGGTATCTGGAACTTGAAGGTGGGGTCTTCATATGTTCCTCTCCGTGCTACAGGAGTAGAGTTTGTCTGGATACCATACTTTATCTGAGTGGCATTTATATCTTGAAAATGTAATGCACCAGGGCAGCGCATTGGGTTTTGAAACAGCCAAGCATCAACATCATCCGGAGTCCTAAAACCTAAAACCTGAGAAATCACTGGGAATCAATCAGATAACCTGTTGAGTAATAATCAATTCTGGAGTGAAGTTGCAAAATTGATCAAGTTTTGGCTAGTGCACATACTCCAACTATTTGAAATAGGTTTTTTGGAACTAATACATAAGGATTAACAAAGTGGACCAAATGACTTGGTGGGTCACTAATTTGGCAAGGGCAATAAAGCACAAATAAAgacaaaaatgcctagaaattctaGGATAACCTACACTTAGGAACTACCAGAGAGCCAGGTTGAGACAATACATCTGGGCTCAGAGAGAGTAATATAATTTTCAGGTTACCACCAAATCCTAGCTGACAACAAATGACAACCTGATAGTAAATCATGAGAAGTCAAATGCCATATTTTACTTGATTCAGTGTATAAAAGAAAAAATCAGCAGTCGAATTTAATTAACTAATTCATACTATGGAATCGGACTCATGAATGCCAGGACTCCCAGCTGAGCAGGACAGTTAAAGTTCCTGATCATTACGGCTTCACACTTAAATAATATACTAACTTACAGAACCCTCGCAACAGTTCATTGATAACATCGTTTAGACTATGTGAAGATGCAAACCATGCACTCTTTCCCTAAAATTCTCCAACATATTCTTAGTTAACATCCCGAGGTGCATCCTCACCATCTTTGTTTCCAAGGGAAGGCCTTAATACACACCGGAGCACGAAAGTGGCATGAAACAACATCAACCAAATTAGCTGTTCCGTGTGGACCTGAAAGTTCCCCAGATCACATGAGCAACAAACTAGGCATCCTTTTCACACTGCCCTTTGGAAAGCTCACAAAATTCTACCATCTAAATTCTGAAGTGAGTGCCCACCACTTCCATCCAAAAGCCTGATGGACAGAAATCAGATACTAAAACTGGCAACATTGCCTAAATGATGATCTAATTCACCATCAAAGTACCGCTCTGCTTGAAAATTAATAAGGAGATAAAACAATCCGTGACAGCTGACAAGAATTAATACAGTTAAGTTGAACTAGATTTATTGTGAAGTCCAAAAACTCAATTGTATGCATAGGTTTCACCGTTGTCAACAACAAATTCTCCAAACTCATGCAGCTCCTTAATTAAAATCGCTTACTGAAATGCCCCAAAATTCTCCCTTTCATCAAGAGACTAAACAGACATGTACCCAAATATTCACGTGGTTTTGTTTGTCGCCCAGGGGAAAAACCGCGCCCCTGAAATAAATCGAATCTTTCTCCACCCAGAACCCAAATTCCTGTTCtcaaagagaaaaggaaaaccacAAATTTGTCACACCAAACGTGCGAGCACGACATTCCCCACCCGGACAGGCCAGCCCAACTCCGCACGCGAGATCACACACCAATTTCCACGGCAAAAATCGAGAAAGAAACACAATCTTCCCCAACGCAAACCGGTAACTGACGAAACTGACGCGGAAAcaaaaggagggagggaggaattCAGGACCTTGTCGGCGGGGATGGGCCGGCCGGGGTTGTtcctccggatggcgtctacGAGTCCCCTGACGCgggcgctgccgccgtcgctccAGAGGAAGTCGTAGCAGGGGGACTTGATGAAGAACTTGTCCTCGCAGGGCGGGATCGGCGGCGCGACGAGCGCGGCCGGGTCCGGCACGTTGCGGTAGGCGGTGGTGCTGGAGAACCTGGAGCGGACGGCGCGGTCGATGCagaagatgaggaagatgaagacGAGCGAGGAGAAGAgctgcagcgccgccgaccGGCGGTGGCGCCAGGTGAGCGTGGCGTTCTTGCGGAGCAGCGAGCGGTACTGCTGCCacgcgagcgcgccgccgctcaggAGCTCCATCGGGGCCTGCCGGGATCGTCGCGGCCCGAGTTCCTTCTTCTCGGCTGGCGCGCTCTGCTCTCGGTCGCGCTTTCTCGGAGATTTCCGGGGACCAGTCTGAGGTTTGGGTATTTATAAGGGGGCAGTTCGAAAACGGCCAGCggcggagaggaggaagacggggtctcgtggggcccacatgtctgCCTGCACCTTCAGATCGGCCTTGCGGCTGAATGAGCCGCAGTCCGCAGATTCAGAGAgcgcctccttttctttttatttttttctttctttctttttgagaTA
The Panicum virgatum strain AP13 chromosome 6N, P.virgatum_v5, whole genome shotgun sequence genome window above contains:
- the LOC120678823 gene encoding ABC transporter A family member 2-like, yielding MELLSGGALAWQQYRSLLRKNATLTWRHRRSAALQLFSSLVFIFLIFCIDRAVRSRFSSTTAYRNVPDPAALVAPPIPPCEDKFFIKSPCYDFLWSDGGSARVRGLVDAIRRNNPGRPIPADKVLGFRTPDDVDAWLFQNPMRCPGALHFQDINATQIKYGIQTNSTPVARRGTYEDPTFKFQIPLQVAAEREMARLLIGDPNFIWTVGFKEFAHPATETFSTIAQAGPTFFLAIAMFGFVFQISALVTEKELKLRQAMSTMGLYESAYWLSWFTWEALLTTLSALFTVLFGMMFQFDFFLNNNFAILFLLFFLFQLNMLSFAFMISTFVAKAASATTVGFAIFIIGFLTQLVTTFGFPYSSDYKKLYRTLWSLFPPDVFAKALNILGRATATPEDKGISWNQRGECPSFEMDCVITIDDIYKWLISTFFLWFVLAIYFDNILPNVNGVRKSVFYFLMPSYWTGKGGKMQEGGLFSFFGSSRPADDASPTDEDVLAEENLVKEQAANSEVDPGVAVQIHGLRKTYPGTFSIGCCKCSTTKPFHSVKGLWVNLEKDQLFCLLGPNGAGKTTTISCLTGITPITGGDAFIYGHSVRSTAGMTNIRRMIGVCPQFDILWDALTAKEHMELFASIKGLPPSAITSVAEESLAKVKLSQVTNVRAGSYSGGMKRRLSVAIALIGDPKLVFLDEPTTGMDPITRRHVWDIIEEAKKGRAIVLTTHSMEEADILSDRIAIMAKGKLRCIGTSIRLKSKFGTGYIANVNFSGNGHMQSPNINSNTEAPVNPNIEAVKWFFKERLDVHPKEESRTFLTFVIPHHKEPLLTRFFGELQDREGEFGISDIQLGLTTLEEVFLNIAKQAELESSTAEGTLVSLNLSSGATIQIPKGARFVGIPGTETEEHPRGVMVEVYWDQDENGSLCISGHSDEMPVPANVELRRPPSISRRASMAREGPVGYIIDPSQVS